ACCATGATTCTTTCCCCAAAGCaacaccaataccaataccaataccccCAAGGCTGTCATCAACTCAGTACCACCAATAAAGTTGTTTACAGCCATCTATAGACTAACACACTCAAAACGAGATTAGACAGAGATTCTAAGACAATCCTGAAACAACTAGGAAATACTCTCTTTAACAAAGACTCCTAATATGAATCTAATTACAATATGGCAACTCCCATGATTGTTCAATCCTATTCCGACTAATTGTAACAAAATATAGGACTGACACCCAACAATCACcaagagagcaagagaagaagaagaataagagaggTGAACCAAGACTGCTAGTTtactaataaaataaatagaccTAAAATAGAACTCTTAATCTATTAAActtcataaataagaaatactGTCACATATTAACACTCCCATCAATAATTTCACCATAACTCTCCGATACAAGTTAGAATCAGAAGATCTGGTCCCATTGAATAGGAAATTCAATAACCTTTCTAACAACAGCAATATCATGTAAAGTAGAGAAGTTCTGACCATTCAAAAATAAGCTCCAAGAAAATTGACGGAAAGAGCCCAATTTCCTATGATGCAAAATCCCTGATCACCAACAAACACTGTACTTTGTGAAGCATCCAGAACACTCATTGTGATACTCCTGCATTAGCTCCACCTTAATTAATCCATCATCCGAAGCATTCATTAGCCTCATCCTCCAACCAAGTCCTGAATCAAACTAGAAACTAATTGTTCATGCTGAGCAGCCATCCAACAAGGGTTCTGCCATGGAGGTTATTGACGGAAATGATATCATTATTCCAAAGGAGAGATGTTAAATTTCACCAAGGTAGGTGAACTTTGTAGATTCATCAGTTGCCATGTAGCAAGAAATAGTGGACATGAGTGGATCCATGTTGTCAAGGATCCTACATCCATCTCTAAAATTCAGACTGCTACCTGTAGTGTGGGTTGACTGATGGTTCGAAGTTGTCTTGGAGACACTTTTAACCCATGTAGCGTGTTTATTTACTGTTGAAATTCAACCAATAAGGTGAATTAAGATCCCTTTATAACATGTACCCACCCAAATGTCGATCAAGTGCTCGTCAAGTGGCAAGTTGTGCATTTGGAAAGTTCTGTTACGTGCATGgaagggagggagaaaagagtggaataaataaaataaaaataagaagaattaaagaaatTGGAGAGATAACTAACTCAACATACGTAAAGTAACTACTCTACCACTTCCTATAATTTCTCCCACTATAACATACTCCTCCCATGAACAACAACTGATAATATAACTAAAAGTAATTAAGTACCCATGCTTTGGTAACTCAATGGATAGTTAAATTAACACTTCCCCTCCCACGCACATAGCCAACCCATGCATGTatcattataaaaataaaattttgatttatcaaAGAATTAGGCACGTAACAAGTTCACCAAGCCTAGTGGACATTTTCTGTCCTTATTCCCCCTCCCCCGCcccccgccaaaaaaaaaaaagggtaaaggaaaatattttcagGCAGACAGATAATATAGTCAATCTCGTTAAAAGACACCACCTAACCACATTATTGCTTGAATAGTATTGCAGCCATCTTCTCTTCCTCAGTTCCTTGTTACCACTACCTTCAACCAGGATTTAACCATTGCTGTAGTTAGTTTTCTATACCAACACCAGAAGAACCATAGTTCTAAATCTTGGTCGACTGAACTTCCCCAGTTTCCAGCTGAGCCTAGGCGAAACCAAGGGCTGAATTCAATTTGTTACTGGTTTCGACAAGTTTCAACGAGATTGCGCAAATATTGGTAGTTTTGACCAATTTGACCAGTCTTGAGTCTTTTGACTAGCCTAGCGTCGGTAGTTTCAACAATTTTTAACCAGCCCATGACATGTCGAATTCTGCCCCAAAAAATACCAGGTTTTGACCGTTTGGATCCATATCTCGGTTTTGAGCTGGGTGTAAACCTGCCTCAAGATTGAAATTCCTATCCTTGGGAAGAATAATGACATTTTCTCAGGGTTCTATCTTCACAAAAATGAAAGGTGACTAGTTGTCGGACAAGGTAGTCGTCCTTGGGTAATGGGGCACCAAAGAGATGAGAAACATGCAAAGATCTGATAACCAGACTCCCAAACGATTTAGTACACATTTGGAATAGGGAACATATCATCTACTATACTCTATTTCTGTATCACACTTAACATTAAAACTAGAAATCTGTCAAAAAAAAACTTATCTGTTTGAGGCCCATAAATAAACCCCAAATTTAGACATACTTATATTATTGGACTTGGTTTGAAGtctaattttatttaaaagGCAACGATAGAACTTCAtttaaaaggagaaagaaaagagagttcAAGAAGGGGTGCAGACCTGTGGTAGTACTGCTGCTGATGACATTGGCTACCATATCACCAATTATTCCCATTCCATCTGGCAGCTCAAAGTGTCCATCCTGTTTTATAACTGGACAATATGATATTCAAGATGTGACCCATGGGAAAAAATGCAGATGGAAGAATTTTTGAGGGCAATGTCATGCATCTGCCATAAGATCCCTATATGCATACCTCTTCGAGACATACATGTCTGCACTAACACACTCTAGAAGGGAGTTGACATAGTTCCAACACTTGATGTTGGTGAGAAGAGAGTATAATGCAGGACTGGTTGACTGAGAATTCCAGCataaagaaggggaagaaaagcTCAtgcagtttggtttggtttggtctcgTTCAACCTTGAACCAGTGTttaggttcaaaccaaccccTGCAGTTCGAAATTTGGTTCAGATCTGGTCCTAGAAACAAGATTTGTGGAGCTAGTTTGGAGACTTTAATATGGCATGCAATTCCATAATTCCTGATTTTCaggaatttcatttatgaaagtaAAAAGAGATTGGGGTTCAATACAAACCAACAGATATGGTCGATCTCATACGGATACCTAAAACCTAGATGGTTCATGAAGTGAAGATAATGAGTTCATCTTTAATCCTCGTGGGTTTTGGAGTCTTTACTGACATCAGGTTAATTTTCCTAGTTTAGAGGGATTCATGatttaagtttttcttcatctcttcgTTCTTGTTCATTTAATGACTATGATTAGATTCTGGGTTAATCACTAAATTCCACCTCCTATAACATAAGGTCAAAAATACCTTTTGTAATCCAATTGGTTGAATCCCATAGTTGAAGAGAATCTCTTTTCACCATGGTTGAAGAGAATTGGATTCCCTGATTTATAATACGGGATCCATTATGTTTTGTGGTGAaagccaaactttttttttttacttgtactATTGATAGAATGACACGAATCTTAAGTAGAGTAGATGATAAAGCAAAAGGACCCATCATTCATATGTGTACTATTGTGTACCACTTCAGATAACACTACAACAACaatcaaaaccttatcccaacttaatggggtcagctacatggagattccaagcaagggcGAGCACAatgatccatgcaaaaagattgacgggttatggccAATTATAATAAGTACCAGCTCTCAACCTGACGCACCACTACAACCGCAAGAGTCCAAGACTTATAAtgacagactataataaggtaccgacTATCTACCtaacgtaccatatagatcggtcaagccaaaACGTCCTACATGCATTTCGCTACGTAATCTTTctacaactaaaaaaaaaaaagtgtatgtATACACACACCAATACAAGCATACGTGGGGGTGATAAAATTCAGCCTTAACCAGTTCAATCAACCGAACTCAACTCCTATAGGCCTGACTTTGATatggggtttttggtttagaacTGGCCTTAGAAACCAAATATTGTAGAGCTAGTTTGgatattttaatatttcatgCCATGCCATAATTCCCGATTTTCAAGAATTTCATCTTCACAGCTCACACAACTCGTGGGGTCCAGTAGGACTTTTATGGCTTGCGTTtacaaatttcctaaaatttagcAACCTAATTTTGAGCCCAATTGCGGTTGTTAGTAGAgtttttatttcttgtattttattatcattaagTTGATAAGTGAGATGGAGAGGGCAGACCTCGGCGCAACGGTAAGGTTTCTCTATTGCGACCTAGTGCTCATGGGTTCAAgacgggaaacagcctctccgtgaagcaggggtaaggctgcttaCATTATGACCATCCCTAGACCTTGCAATGGCAGAAGCCTCAGGCACCTGGtatgcagattttttttttttattattatttttttttttttttgcgtgtgtgtgtgtgtgtgtgtgtgtgtgtgtgtgttaagtGAGACATGGATATGTCCAGTCCCTTTCTTTATTTAGTTTTAGTTTCCCTTTTAGTGTCAGTTTCCTAGATAGATAAGGAACTTATCCTTAGCTCATGCAAGGAGGGAGATTTCCTTGGCTTATTTGGTCTAATATTTCCTCCTAGAGTCTGATTAGCTTAGAAGACTGGTCACAAATACAGTTGTAAGCTTAGACATCACCCATCGATTAATGGAATAAAAATTGAGCTTTTATATTGAAAGGTGAGATTATTGTCTACCTTCTCTTGCTGTCTTGACACGATTCagatttctttctctctccctaagAGTTTGACTCttgttctctctcctctcaaatCTCTCCTACCTGCAGCACTAATGCAGGtttctccttccctttttcCTTCAACTTTCCCCCATCCCTGTTATCAGATTCTGATCAGAGTTCAGAATTAAATCTTTTTCCTCCTATCTTTCAAGTAAGCCCACCACCAGCAAATCCATCTATCCGATAAGCAACAGGGTAGCAACACATTTTTTATCCTCAAGTAGGTTTGACAAAATGAATTTAGTTAATTGATTCTTAGATAGACTCTTTCaggtttcattttttatttcatattttgaatCTCAAGGTGTGTATCAGGTGTGTCTAGTCAGATATCTTTaacagttcatttatttattttttcacttgGTTCGCTTCTAACCAAAATAGAGGCCTTAAGAAAGCAAAAGAGCCTAAGAGAAAAGCCCAACGGTCACCCAGACCTTAAATCCATATCAATCATAGGTGACCACCAAATGGACTAGGATTGGTTCCTAGGCATTTCTGAAAGCATAATTGCTATACAGCCTGGCTAAGTAACTCCCAAAAATTATTCAAACTACCACTTATCCAACACATCCTAAACTTTATACACTTACCTAAAAACATATCGTAAAACCATGACAATGGAGATGTGGGCTTGAAATTTGGCAAGCCACATATCCTTATAAAGTTAATGGAGACCCTAATTCAGACACTACTAGATTCAGGTAAGCAAGATCATCTTGCCTCCCCCTCCAAGCATCCAAAAGATATAGGAATCTAAAAACTAGATTGATTTCTCAATTTCTACAATGAAATAGTTTGGAGCTGGAAAGTAGACCCCTTAAAATATAAATCCTGCCTTCAGGATGTACACTTTACAATGCACATATGATAATAAACCTTCACTTGCTAAAGGGAAGAAATGAATGTTCTCAAAACCTTATGCGCTCATAGAACTGGAATATTGCCTTGGCAGGGTTCTCCTAGTGTATCGCATTGGGCCTTGGTGATGtcacatcatagttgtcacCATAGTTCTAAATCTCGGTCGAATTTCCCAGTTTTGAGCAGGGTTGAAACAAAATGTTATTGATTTCGACGATATTTCGCACATTTCAGTAGTTTCAaccagttttgagtcttttgaccaGCCTAGTTTCAACCAGTTTTGACCAGCCCATGACATGTCGACTTTTGCCCTAAAAGTACCTAGTTTCGAATGTTCAATCCACATCACGGTTTCGAGCTGGATCAAAACCTGCCTCGAGATCAAAATTTTTATCCTTGGTTGTCACAGTGTCTAGGTGATCCTAGGTGTTAGATGAGGTGAGCACATAGGCGACCAAGGCGCCTCATATGGATTTTCCTCCTCCTTCAATGCCTAGGATCACCTAGAcactgtgacaactatgattttaAAACACCAAGTTCAACCCGGTGTGACCCACTATACAAGCCTAGGCGACACATTGAAAAGTATGtgtcactcactcactcactcactcactcacgcACGCATGCACGCATGCACACacgcatatatatatatatatacacatatagagagagagagagagagagagagagagagagagagagagagagaggtatgcATGGTTTTTTATGGAAATATAGGGAGCCAATTTATAGTTGTCTTTCTAGCTTTCTATCCTTTTtatgttttccattttattCCCACTCCTTTGGTAAAACAACTAACTTGCTATACTTAATCCTAATAAGTACTAACCGATTACCTATCATTAATACTTCCTCAAAAAGAGGTTAGATTGTTGGAATTTTCAGAATTGCTAAATTATTGTCATTGAATGATCAAGGTAATTATTTTGAACTCTGATGTAATTATTATAGGGGATTAACAACTAATTATCAATAAAGGGCTAATTAGCCACCCATGAATCAAAGAGTGGAGAAATATGTCCCTCGTCCTAAAACATCCCAAATCAGGTCATAACGTCATATTAGTAGTTCATCATGATCTAACCTTGACTGAATGGCTCTAACATTTGATTCGATTGGCTTTCCAAAAAACGGGATGACTTTAATAGTTCTGCCCAGTTCTTGATACATTTCAGTTCACAAACAAGCAAACCTCTGACAGAGACAAGTTGATGAACTGACAGAACAGTCCCATCCACATCCACAGAACACTAAAATCCCCAGCCCTTGATGGATGTTTCCATCTTAATCATATTTCACCACCTAATCAACCTGTTACTTCAATGGGATGATTTCCCCATGAACTCTCATGGATTCCCTCccaagggaaattttttttaaaaacccaGTAAGTAGCAGGTGACAAGAAACTAAAAAACTGTGATATGCCCCGAAGGCTCCCAGGGAATGTGTTCCAATGCTTGGAGAATCAATGAACTATTTGCCAATTTCAAATGAAGTGGAAATTTGGAGCTACTTTTAAGGCTTTTTGTTCGTTTTGGGTTCCATTGAAGACGTAGTCAACAGATGTTGGAAATTTTGCTTCCAATGGAAAAGAGGCACTCTCATGTTGACCTTGATGGTTGGACTATCAACcatcaagggaaaaaaggaTAGTATACCCAAGAACAGAAGAGAATTCATCGAGATGACCTTCCTCCCCTCAGATGACATAACAATAATCCCCACACCCTACTAAGGACACCATTAAACTCAAATATGATCACTTCTCCATGGGCCCCAGGGATGTGTAGATGCCCTTAATGGAAATTTCTGGCCCTATGGCGCAAGCATATTCTGGACTATTGAAGTCTCTTTCCTTGAGAGACCCATTGTAGAGGTTGACAGTTCTTGGATGGGTTTTCTCTAGTTAAGACGAAATGTGAAAACACACAAATATGTCAGGGTGGCCCAGCATCTAGAATCCTTCCTAAAGTGGCAAACTACCAATATGCACTTGTAAAACAGGGACAGTAGAGATTTATTATTTTAGGACCCTAATATTTCAGGACAACTCATTAATCTCAAAATTTACGGCACATTTTCTGTTTTCAATACAGGTGAATAGCATCATTGTTGCCAATTTTTTTACCTCATGGTCTTTTCATGTATCCCTCGTTACTGATGATAACAAATCCATTATTCATCTCCCCATCACTGCAACAAACCCcccctgccccccccccccaatcccaccaaaaaaaggggggggggggggggaagaaacaTAAAAGCCAGCCATTTATTGGTCCTTTTTGTTGCCTAAGGACAGCATACTTGATGATCAAAGAgcatattaataaaaaaataactaatataaaaaaaaaatcaatataagaaCATATGCCTTATGAGGTGTTGAAACCTGCAATCTACAATGAATCCAAGGTTCCTAGTGCATGAGTGATGCCACCATGTAATCATAGGTCTAGGTCTTCAATGTTCCTGGTAGCCCAAAATCTTTGAATTGGTCAATGACCAGTGTACAGGACAGCAATCTCTGCCTACTTTCTTCCCACCAACTCTTAAACCCTAGGTCATGAACCTCTGAACTGGTTCATTCAGAATTTTGGTGTTCTCTCACATCTTAATTTGTTAGTCGAGCCATCAAAAGAAATTGGCCCATCGCTGATGGACACTCCGGCATTCAAAGCCAAGATAAAGAAATGAAGGTAACCTCCATCAACTGCAACCAATCCAACCACATAGAAAATTCAACTATTCTATTATAAACCACAAGCTTGTTATCATATATAGCAACTCACCCAAAGCCAATTCTAACCGAGGCCTCTCCTGATCCTCACAAATTTTAGGCATCTATACCAGGGAGCATAAATCCAATTTttacggttttttttttaaacctttctttctctctctttatactATCAAAGGTAAATGCACAGAACCAGTTGACAGTTGATACCTGCAGCATTGTGACTTGTGCTGAGAGGGTGGTTGCCTCAGTCTGAAGTGTCTGCACCTTCCTCTCCAGTTCACCAGTATATCGAATCTTCCTCTCCTTCGACTGTGCTGCAGATTTCCGGTTTGCAAGAATCCGACAGCAGataaaatggcaaaaacatTACATCAACAAGTTCAGAATCTTCATAAAATTATCATCTCATCAACAAAGTTCAGTTGaagtacaactaataaaattacAGCACTaacaaaaaattcaacaaaatCAGAATCCTTAGGAAATAATATGAGACCTCCATTATAGTATGCTATTTAAGCATACTCAGTCAACATCTCCCTATTTAAACTTACTGAAAATAATATACCAGGGATTGAACTATACagaaaaataacaataacaataacaataataaatacATAAACACAAGTCTAGAGACCTCTCACAGAGTATTCACGACAGTTATACGATCGAAAAGAACAAACCAATTTTGCAAACCGAAACCCATATCAACTAATTTGATCAAAATTTATTAGGGAAAAACCAAACCTTTTGGCTCTCTTagggtcaatcaaggccaaCCCCGCAAGCTTACCAGGTCCCATGGATTTCTTAATACTCTCAGCTGACTCAACCtcgaaggaagaagacgaaCCATCCATGGAACTGCTATGCCTATGCATCCTCTTCTCAGGGACTCCACTTTTCCCGCCAAACTTCTCAAATTCAGCTCCACCGCTACCACCACCGACCGGCGACggttgaaaccctaaaccctcgaAGAAATCAGCAACGACGGAGAGGCTCCGGAAATGGGACCCACCAGCCAACTTGGGCTTGCCCTTTTCACCGGTAGAATCATCGGATTTGGCGGAATCGATGGTCATGGGGACGCCAccgttgctgttgttgttgttatcttCGGAGAGAGATGGGATGTCGGGGGCAGAAAGGTTGAAGTCGACATCAGCATCGAAAAGGATGTCGTTGTTAAATCGGAAGACGGTCTCGGACTGGGCCCGTCGGTGATGGGAACCACGCTGCGGAATTTCAGGCATCTGATCGATGTCCACTCGGCCAGGGAAGGCATTTCCGGTGGCTCTGCTGGTGAACTGGGAATCCATGCTTTTGATTTGGGTGGGGTTTGCTTCTTGAGGGTTTTTGGGCGGTGATGAGGACTTGTGTTTGAGAAAGAGAAGCCTTGAAGGAACTGAAGGCAGTCCAGTGTCTTTTTAGAAGAAACCTGGCAAGACGGAGGTTATGAAGTGCATAGTGCTGTCTGGATCAGAATATAACAATCCCAAGGTTGGAGGATCTGAAAGGGTGGGCCAGGTGCATTTTTTACAGCCAAAGCATACACTACAATCATATAGTTCAAGGGCTAGAAGGCAGCTGACACGTCCCCCTCATTTGGCATTAATCGTATCAACTGGTGGGTGGAACTGTTGGTACTGATTGTAGACAACAAGAAAGTGCCAACTCCAGATCATTAACAATGATGGGCTATAGAGTTGGAAATAGATTATTTCTGTGGAGAACAGGATAAATAATCCATAAGGAATAGGACACAAGGCTGTTCAATGATAAAACCCAAGATCTGCCTTACATCCTTGTCACTGGATAGTGCATGTGTCCAAAAGGAGCTGCTGACCGCTGGGCAAACTTTTGGATCTGATTGGAGGACCCAATTGATGCAGGATACAAAATGCCACAATCCTTAGAAATTGGATTCAAAAAATGTTCAAGTTATATACATACattattttggtttttcctACCCTGGCACAGTCAATCAATATTTACAAGAGAATGCAGCAGGTAGCTTATATTTtgtccaaagaagaatcaaagaattgCCCTTTTTACACGATTGTCGTGattaattttgttttggttatcACTTTATGAGTGGGAGATCTCTTTATTCGTATCGAG
This genomic stretch from Macadamia integrifolia cultivar HAES 741 chromosome 2, SCU_Mint_v3, whole genome shotgun sequence harbors:
- the LOC122070493 gene encoding transcription factor VIP1-like, whose protein sequence is MDSQFTSRATGNAFPGRVDIDQMPEIPQRGSHHRRAQSETVFRFNNDILFDADVDFNLSAPDIPSLSEDNNNNSNGGVPMTIDSAKSDDSTGEKGKPKLAGGSHFRSLSVVADFFEGLGFQPSPVGGGSGGAEFEKFGGKSGVPEKRMHRHSSSMDGSSSSFEVESAESIKKSMGPGKLAGLALIDPKRAKRILANRKSAAQSKERKIRYTGELERKVQTLQTEATTLSAQVTMLQRDTTGLTTENKELKMRLQAMEQQAQLRDALNETLRDEVQWLRMATGQLPIVNGNSFNRGLPTQFFPGSQALSHFGNHQTHRQLHTQTSPNGQPQEDFQQGS